CAACTCGGGACGACTGGCAACACGGAGCGCCGGGTTTTGCCTAGGCGGAGGGGGAGACGAACCTTTCGTTTCGCGGTTTCGATAGCGGTTCAGCGAGACGTGACTCGAGCCATTGTAGCAGCGGGTCAGCTCTGGGCTCGAGCCGGATTGACATTTGGGGACGGCGATGATGCGTCACTTTAACCCACGGAGagcctaataataattttagataataaTATGTTTGATGATATTATAATAGTGATAATACGATTGAATGGGGGCGTAAATTATATAATGGTAACTCAGGTCAATAAAAATAAAGGTTATTATAAAGTGTTTGGTAGAACACTGTACGATGTTTTTTATTAATAAAgatataataaaatatgattatgAAGCATCAAAGATGAAATAAAAGTTTGATTTTTATGGCAGAATCATAAAATAATAaagtaattaataataaataatatcaagTTAAATAGTCAAAAATtggttaaaatttaaattatatataaattaaaataattatataatataagaATATAAATATTTCAACATTTTAATATTAGATGACCAACCAGGAGGTGTTCAATACACATTTAATATCACTAATACAATTATCATATGATCGGTACCTTAGCATcataatattatgatattttataattaaattgtaagcataaaatctataatatgttatatgtaatgtaaaaaaaaaattatgttaagattaaaatcaaataatattagattagattagatttACAATACGTATATTTTGATGTCGTATAAAAAAGATCTCTAAATACACTGTACTTTGAAtccaaatatcataataatatcaatatgtaaGAAAACTAGACACTCATTATATTCAATCCAAATATTATAACTAATATCTGtcatcaaaatataattaattttattatatatcctaTTCATTTGTAAAATATCACATGAGTCAACCACATCATATTGTATATTGGATttgatatatcataatataatgatGGTAACTAAGCTTCAAAGTAATCCATAATTAACTCATATAATTAGTATCGATTACGAGAGtaacaataaaattaattataaaaatatttcatgaatatatttctcagaattttataaattaatatctGCCTCGCACGATAAAAAACTAATTgaagattataaatttttttatttaaattataaattaatagaatataaaaatagaaaataaaaaagtgaaaaataaataaattgcttCATTACCGATACAACACAATAATATCTAATGAATTTGGACCAAATCAGCCAATGTAGCTAACAAATATCAAATGAATTCTCAAGCTATTCATCAGAAACATTATTTGAgcagtcaaaaaaataaaatatcctcAATATGCAAGCATTTTAaagaatgaaataaaaataaagtatTATGATATTTGTCACCTCCTTATCCCCTTGACGATCTCGTTTGTCCTTAATATATATGTTTTGTTCACTATATGATAAATTATTCAACTCTGAAGTGGGTCGAATAAATTTCATAGTGTTACATCTGTAAATAAATTCTTAAAGGGTGTAATATAATTCATTTATAAGTgtaataccataaaatttatccaaCTCGTATCAATCTTTCAACACAACAGATAAATAATATGACATAACTCAattgtttttaaattttttagttgaTTTGATATATCTTCATGTTGATTATGCAAtaagataaaagataattataaaaaataattaatttacgaTTAATTTTATATGTTTCTAATAATATTTGAATCAAATTCGAATAGATTTATACTTAATAATCCTCAAGAACGACGGAATTTTTTCAACTTAGGGACGTCCTCTAATAAATTCTGAAAAGAAGAGGGTTGATCTTTCATACAAATcaattaaagattatttttgtgggtaatatatatatatatatacacgcggTAAAATTATCTTCCATTTCAATATTAGTCGCGTGTCTTGTCGTGACTTGTTCTCGTGGTAATTTGACGAATTCCCCTCTCTGGCTGCTGCCTTTTGCTTCACGTTCACGTCGGTGTGGGTCCCCACTCCACCACTATCGTCCACATGCGCTTCCCCGAGCACCACGTCACCTTGTCGGGCTCACCCTCATCACTCCTCCGCTCCTCTATCTCTCTCCCAACAGCAAACACCTCCTCCATCCATCCGCCTTACCAGAACTTGAGATAAAACACCGCCGACGGTGGGACCCGCCGATCTCGCCGTGCCGGAATCAGTGGTCCCTGCCGGGGTTCAGACAGCCCGGGCTGCTCAACGATGATGTCCGGTTGTTAAAGAGGTCGCCGACGAGGGACGTGAGTTGAACCACGTCAGATCCTCGATCGCACCACGTCGCGTCAGGACCACCGCGGGCCCACCGCTTCGTGCCCTTCCGTCCGAGCGAGCGCCACACCCGCCTCGTCCCACGGCCGTACGTCTCCTCGCCGAGCTGGACCGACGTCACGGCGCACGACGCCGCGTTTCCAAACGGACAGGACGGCGGCCGGGCCAACCAGCGGCCGCCACGTCGCCGCCACCACGTGAATAGGGCGGTGCTCCACGTCGGCCATCGGGCGAGGAAAAGGACAAACGAGAGGTTGCGTCATACGTGGGTGAAGGCGCCGCGAGCTGGCGGATAGAATCCCACCCGTCGATGCCTGACCGCATCGTGGTGGGCCCGGCTCTGCGCCGAGTCACGGCGCCATCCCGTGGGCCAGGCCTGGTTTCGACCTGCCGGGGGCCACGTGGGGAGATCGCGTTCCTCAAGACTACCGGAACGATCAGAACCGTCGATTGTGGTCTTCGATGGCTGCGCGGCGTCTAGCCGTGGGCCCCCCGCATTTCTTCGAGTCGGCGGGAGGTGGACACGTGATCCTCGGATCGAGAGGGCAAAGGTTACCCGTTTGCGACGTTGCCCGCTTAATTAACCAATAGGCAAAGAAAGGCCCCACAGCTGCAACTCACGTAATCGACGGTCTGGCGATCACTCTACTAGTCGCAGTGATTCTAACTAACCGTGCTATTCTATCATCATACTTTCACGCAACAAAAAAATGATACACAGCATCCAAAAATATACATTTACGCAGACAAACCGACCCGAAAGCTTCAATCGCGGATCCCACGGACCATCCAGTAGCACCCACCAACCGCTGGTAAGGTATGGGTCACAGTGGTCCGTTGGCCAAGGTAAACGAGGGGCATTTAAGTCCTAAAAAGATCACATGTACATGTTGCCATTTCTTTATTCCGATAGGACGCGATCTGGAGATCAATTCATTCCTCTTGGCACCGATACCGACCCACAAATCATCCACCAGCCGTGGGCGTCATGCGTGCCCAACGGGACTGATAGAGCCACGTCTGTGAGCCAAAAAAAGAGAGAACGCCGTTCGTCGTGCGCGGCGATGGGTTAAATTAATGCGGGTGGAGGGGACACCACGTCAGCGATACCATGACGAGGATGTTAGCTGGCCGTCATGAGCCGCTACCGCTGGACGCGTAGACGGCTCAGCACGCCGAAACGTGTCCGGTCGTGGTGGCGCGGGGCGGAATAAGCTACGTGCGACGCCCCCCATCTCCCGCACCAGGAAAAAGGGGGCCCGGAAAACGCACCACGCGGAGTACTCCGTGCGGGGTCCGCCGTTTGTGGCCATGGGAAACGGGTAAGGAAGGCGTCCGTGGAGGCGCCGTGGGCTTCTTACGTGCTCGTCCTGGGCCCCACCAACAAAGAGGGCCACCTTCTTCTGTGCTGGTCCTGGGCCGTGGGCTTCTTAAGCGCAAGCCGTGTGGTTCCAGAGCGCAGTCACCGACTCACCGCTACGGCAATGGGAGGGCAGAGCGACGGTGGAACCCACGGAGGCCGTGCGTGGTCGTTCTTTGGGTTTCGGGATTTGCCGTCAGTGTAAGGCTCCAGCATACCGTGCGTGTTCAGTCGACACGTGTATAATGACGTGGCTATCGGCTTGGCGCCGGGTTTCTTTCCCAATTGCCTCCCaggccttcttcctcctcctctctctctctctttcgtctGTCGTTTCGCTCCACTCTTCTTCGCAGAGCGAGCTCTTTTGCGTGCTTTCTTTACCGGCTAATGGAGGAACAATTGTATTGAAGTCAGGAAAAAGGGTAAGGTTCGGGTGCTCTTATACTTCTTGAGAAGGCGCCTTCTTCTTCTGAGATCCTTTTTACCTCCCCCAGACTTACATGGAACACTTCAGCGTCTTTCCTTAGCCACCTGTTTCTTCTGTGGGTTCTTTCCGGAGGTGAAATCGCGGCGAGTTGGTGGTCATAAGGCTTTGAGGAAGGATCTAGTGCCGCATAGTTGCATGTGCGTGTGTCGATGCcttattttgttgaaattttcttGGAATCCACGGCGGGGCTTATGGATCGTTTGGGTTTGCACTTTTTTGCCTTTTTGATCGTTTAATGAGCGGAATTTATCATTATCTCTGGTTATGCTATGGGAAATCACCAGAAAAAGTTttaattccttttttttattccCCTCGATGGGCATCTAATTTGCTCTTTTTCCGCGATCTGATTGAAGATTAGATTTCGATGGATAACCTGACAATTTCCGGTAATAATCCCCAGTATCCTTCTCCTTGTTTGGTTTTTTTTGGAGAGGGAGGGTAGATGGGGAAGAAATTAGGTGACGCGAGAAGAAGATGCGGGTAGATAGGGAAGGAGAGAGCGGGCGTCACGGGATGCGTGTTCTTCAGTTGGAGAACAGTACGACGTACGATGCTCGTTCCAGTGATCCAACGACGCAGCAGAGTCAAAAGACTCGCTCCGAGTCGCAGATCGATAGAATGCTATTTTCCTCTCTTTTATCCCCACTAATCAAAAGCTCGTCTTTTTTGTGTTTCTTTGGGTACTTTCGTCCTTTTCGTATCAGAAAGTGATCAGCGACCGTCCAAGATTCGCACTTCGCCCATTTTAGAGGTCTCTTCATGTTTCTTTCTAAGGAAAAGGCCCTTTTGACCTTCGATTCTTTTCTAGAAACGTCTCCGGCTAGATCAGAGTTCCCTTGAttcatcataaaatttttaaaagaaattgTTCAGTAATTCCTTCTTTTGTGCGTTCACAAGCTCTCTTACCCGATCTTTGTATATCTTTTCCCCTCTCTGTTGTTCCGTTGATTTGGAGCAAACGGTTTTATCACGTTTGTAGTTTGGAAATTGATATGATGAGAAGTTCGATGATGTAAAGTTGCAAAAATTGAAATGGTTTAGCTTTATTAAATATATCTGTTACACAAATTCGATTGCCGTCATAAACTGCGACAACACTGTGTATCTTGATGAAATTCATCTGTTACACAAATATATCTGCTTGACCTGTTACATATGTCATTTATGGAATTACCATAATGATTCTGGAAGTTCGTGGTTTAAAGAGTTATTCATGATTGAGTTATGATTaaataagatatcaatttgttcgATAGAGAGATTTTTCTGATATGCTATCATACTATGTTCAGGTGTGTGGCCAACCAGTATGAAAAGCAATGAAGCTACAACTCCTTCAAGGGCCAACAAAGGATCTTCTCCTGTGAAGGTGGGCATATATATCAACATAATTGTACTTGAGTTTTTCTCTTGAAGTACTAATATGcatattatgtatatgtatattgctATATGTGTGTTTTTTGTGCAAATTATTGTACTTCAGAAATGTCAGACCATTTCGGTTTACATATATTCTTTATGCTGCAAATCTTCTTGATCTGTGATTTCCTGCTTTAAAGcattatttttactaaaagaaTTGCACTGTGTTCAGaatgaaaattcaaattatgGGCAACTATCTTACTTCAAGTCAATCGAAGCATGACTTTGGTGATTCCTTTGATATACActgaaatattatataaatttacACCGAAAAGATATAGAATGTAGACTGTCTTCTCAGCTATGTTGCATTTTGGTTAGTCAGTTGTCGATTTCCCTTAAGGAAAATGATAATTTCATAATTGTTTCTAGCAAGCATGAAATCAATTACTCAGTGTATGCCATGCTACATGCTTATTAGATCCAGTTTTCTGGTCAAAGGTTTGTTTGTAttggttttttattatcttttctttTGTGGGAATCTTGTTTATTTGTGTTATTCTGTTGAAGTTGCAGGAGCCGCTTGCAAATCCTCCATATCCTGAATGGGCAGCTATGCAGGTCAgtactattataattttattttattgtttttgTTCTCCAATATAATTTAAAACCACTTCTCTTTCATTTAGGCGTATTTTGGAGCTGGAATGATGCCACCTCCATATTTTAGCACTGCAGTTGCTCCCAGTCATGCACCTCATCCATATATGTGGGGCCCCCAGGTAAACAGAATTCTTGATTATGTTGTCATGAACAATTAGCTGAGGAAAATTTCTGGTGCCCAAGCATATCATATATTAGGGTAATGTCATCAGTTAGCTGCTTGCTTCGACACAAGGCAACTTAGTGCATCTACCATTTGCTAAAAAGGAAACATTAACTTGGAAGGTGCAGAAGTAAAAAGAAGAAATCTTGTTCCTTCAGTATCATTTAGGCCTTACTGAAATAAAATGAGAAGGGATAAGATATGGTACTGGGAAAAATAGGACAAAGGAACATAATATGGAACTCCCTCATTTTAAGTTCTACATGAAGATTCCTTCACATCTTCTAGTCTAGACATGAACATGCATCAAATGAGATCATATTCATTGAGAACGATGGTCACGAAGTACTAACAGCGAAGTGTTATATgttttgattgatttattttgtgGTATTTGTGGATTATTGATTGAGAAAAGTTTGCAAAACATTGTACTACCTCGAAAGGACAACATCTGTTACTCCTCTGATGGAACAAAGCCCGAACTGTTTCAAACTTGGGTGATGAGAAAAAAATAGGCTATTAGCATCAGTCTAGAATATCTATTATCCACGGGTTCATTGGGAAGGGTGTGGATGGCCCTTGAGCGTGGTTAGATATCAAAAGGCTACAGAGGGAATATAGTATATGTAAACCTTGACAAGGACGTCAGAAATTATGACAAGGGAAATTGTGATACCCCTATGATTCTTCCTATGGAGTGGACTGTAAATTTAAACTCTATTGTCACCGATTACAATGAAAGGGCATGTATAGAATCTTGGAAAGTGAGTTTCTAGCAAGTTCTATTCTCGGAATTGTTTGCGAAGAGTGGGTACTCTGTACACTTTTAAGTTGTGCAAACAGGTTCTGATAGAAAAGAACTACGtgttgagaaaaaaagaaaataactgCCACAGTGACATATGATTTGGTATTTTTACAAATAACTGGGATGAATAAGTTATGTTGAGTCATGTTTGTGTTTAAATTTATGTCAATTCAGGTttgtatttaaaaataattatttatgtcaaaaatatatcataattaaCTTATTGAGTGTGTTATATGATATCATTTATATCAAATTTtgtgaaaaaattatatatttttaatgtttaCAACTGATAGATTATCATCTAGGATACAGAAGCAGTGTAGTGGGTTAGGATAGATGACAGTTTGATAACTAAACCATGCatatatattagaaaaaagaATGTGATAGTGTCTTGTTGGCATAAGTGATGGTAGGGAGCTATCTGTCCAATAGATGATTCGAATTTTGGTTATGAATATCTACAAGGTGGGGTCTCTGTAATTCCATGATAATTTAGATGTATTAGACTCTTTTTAATTTAGATTAGGGTTTATATCTGCTTGGAAAATTGTTAACATGTGGAGAAATATGGGTGAGGAGTTCCTGTAGATGTTCTAAAATTTGCTTGAATGTGAAGGCTACAACGTTTGCAAATTTTTAGTTGACATATTAATAAATGCTCAATTTACAGTGTTGGTTTACTTTATGATGACTTTGTTGCATTAACTGACTGAACATTTTCAGAGTTAGTACTAGAGACATTCATTTTGGCTGATCAACCCTATAAATGTTGCAGTCAATGTTATCGGTTTCCCTTCTGTTATATTTGATCATATATGTGAGAACATCCTGGCAAACTGACATATTTGATACCTTGCATTTATGAAGCATGCTTGGCATTACAAAACTTGCTCCTGCCACTGTCACTTGATTATACTTCTCCAATAATTGCTATCTGGTGGCTTTGGAGATTCCTGGGTATAGGAAAACTAAACATATTTTTTATAGATAAACTTGTCCAGTAACTGATTTATGCAATCCGGACGATTTGCAGGGCTATGTACATTTAGCTCTCCATGAATCTTGTTTACCTTGTGGGCTGCACCAATCAAAGCTTTTCCTTTTTGCAACTTGAATAAACTTTAATTCTTCTTTATATAGTCAGAACTCATGATTACTTTTAAGCATCACATAGATATAAATTTTATAGTCCTTGTTGGTTCTTTGATTCACTGGTTACTGGGTCAAAAGTTACATGCATGCAAGGTGGTTCTTCGGTTAACATATTCTTCATTCGGTGCAGCCTCTGGTTCCTCCTTTTGGGTCACCATATGCTGCAATCTACCCGCATGGGGGAGTCTATACTCATCCCTCAGTGCCTCTTGTAAGTCAAAGATAGCCTTGTATTTGGTATCAGTATATTAGCAAACTCAGTTTTAGTGAATGAATTATACTGCATCATATGCTTTTGGCTTGAATTATTTCTAATTAGGATATTATCTTAGTCACAAAAGGTGCATGATCTAAAAATGTCAGAAAGATGCTGTTGTAGATTTAAGTGTCTTCATTGAGTCTATTGGTTTATTGTGGCAGGGTTCTCATACACATTGTCAAGGGATCTCACCATCTCCAGCAACAAGTGAAGCAGTAGTGGTGGGTATATTTGATGTGTTCTTTATTTATATTGGATTTACCACAACACCAGCAAAAACCTTTGTGCTCTGCAtattccatgcttttccaattcaCCTAAAGATCATTACTCCTTCAGatcagttctctctctctctctctctctctctctctctctctctctctcactaccACTGCTGATGTGCAGCTGGCAACTCCTTTAAGTGTAGAAATGCCTGCAAAGTCATCAAAACATAAAGATAAAAGCCTGGTAAAAAAGCTTAAAGGGCTTGATGGTCTTGCCTTGTCTGGGGGCATTGGCATCATTGAGGACAGAGATCAGGCTGATGGGAACAGGTAATCACAGACATTCATCCAGTTCTAGAATtgtttttagattttcttttgtTGCTTCTTGAAGCCACTGATGTTTTCTTCAGATTGATATTTTGATATTGATGAATGTTTTCTATCAAATTTTATTGGTCCAGTGGGTATAACAGCACAGAAGGCTCAAGTGATGGAAGCAATGGAGATAATGCAGAAGGGGTGATGCTCTTAGCTCTTCTTATCTTGTGTCGTCAAATAATTTCTGGACATGTTCTTGGATTTTCTTCTGCTAGTTTGATTAGGAGGTTTCCCATCTCAGGGAACAAAAGACCAAAGAAGGCAAAGATCTGAAGACGGACCATCCTCAGGTTCTTCCATGCTTTTGATTGTCAGatcattatttatcaaaattatgcaAGTTTGCTCGACTTTGTTTGATGTGTGCTGATGTTTTGTTCTGGTAGATCTATTCCAAACAAAATGCCGGAAGCAACCCTTTGTGTTTTCATGGATGTTTTAGCTATTGATGATCACTCTTTTTGAACTATTTATTTCCCTTCATCAATTAAGCATTAGATTTGAGATATTATCCGATATCATCCCTATATCTCATAAATTTACACAGAATTCATGCCTAAAAAGATCTTTTTGGTTTTACAGACAAAGCTAAAGTTAGCGAACGGGTCAAACCTGGTCACACTGAGGAAACAGGTACATCCTCAAAAGCAGCTGCAGGTGTTACTGGAACACCTGTTATCACAGCAAAACCAGTAGGAACTGTTCTTTCATCTGTCCCAGCACCAGGGATGGACATAAGAGTTTCCAGTGCCAACAAAGTGAAAGGCATTGGCACACCTGTCCCACTGGCAACTGGTGCTGTGGTCCCCAGCCGTAATAGAGCGACTCCTGAACTCTGGATGAAGGCATGTGCACCATCCATGTCTCTCAAGTTATTAATTCAT
The window above is part of the Musa acuminata AAA Group cultivar baxijiao chromosome BXJ2-6, Cavendish_Baxijiao_AAA, whole genome shotgun sequence genome. Proteins encoded here:
- the LOC103989628 gene encoding G-box-binding factor 3 isoform X2; this translates as MKSNEATTPSRANKGSSPVKEPLANPPYPEWAAMQAYFGAGMMPPPYFSTAVAPSHAPHPYMWGPQPLVPPFGSPYAAIYPHGGVYTHPSVPLGSHTHCQGISPSPATSEAVVLATPLSVEMPAKSSKHKDKSLVKKLKGLDGLALSGGIGIIEDRDQADGNSGYNSTEGSSDGSNGDNAEGGTKDQRRQRSEDGPSSDKAKVSERVKPGHTEETGTSSKAAAGVTGTPVITAKPVGTVLSSVPAPGMDIRVSSANKVKGIGTPVPLATGAVVPSRNRATPELWMKDERELKRERRKQSNRESARRSRLRKQAETEELALKVESLSADNTNLRSEISRLKENSDKLRLENSALTDKLKNVQSSHFGKMKSVRIPPLVAENFLSMIENQNSARTAPQEGDTSDQSGGKLHQLLNTSPRRDAVAAS
- the LOC103989628 gene encoding G-box-binding factor 3 isoform X1, translating into MKSNEATTPSRANKGSSPVKLQEPLANPPYPEWAAMQAYFGAGMMPPPYFSTAVAPSHAPHPYMWGPQPLVPPFGSPYAAIYPHGGVYTHPSVPLGSHTHCQGISPSPATSEAVVLATPLSVEMPAKSSKHKDKSLVKKLKGLDGLALSGGIGIIEDRDQADGNSGYNSTEGSSDGSNGDNAEGGTKDQRRQRSEDGPSSDKAKVSERVKPGHTEETGTSSKAAAGVTGTPVITAKPVGTVLSSVPAPGMDIRVSSANKVKGIGTPVPLATGAVVPSRNRATPELWMKDERELKRERRKQSNRESARRSRLRKQAETEELALKVESLSADNTNLRSEISRLKENSDKLRLENSALTDKLKNVQSSHFGKMKSVRIPPLVAENFLSMIENQNSARTAPQEGDTSDQSGGKLHQLLNTSPRRDAVAAS
- the LOC103989628 gene encoding G-box-binding factor 3 isoform X3, translated to MKSNEATTPSRANKGSSPVKLQEPLANPPYPEWAAMQAYFGAGMMPPPYFSTAVAPSHAPHPYMWGPQPLVPPFGSPYAAIYPHGGVYTHPSVPLGSHTHCQGISPSPATSEAVVLATPLSVEMPAKSSKHKDKSLVKKLKGLDGLALSGGIGIIEDRDQADGNSGYNSTEGSSDGSNGDNAEGGTKDQRRQRSEDGPSSDKAKVSERVKPGHTEETGTSSKAAAGVTGTPVITAKPVGTVLSSVPAPGMDIRVSSANKVKGIGTPVPLATGAVVPSRNRATPELWMKDERELKRERRKQSNRESARRSRLRKQAETEELALKVESLSADNTNLRSEISRLKENSDKLRLENSALT